From the Paenibacillus sp. genome, one window contains:
- a CDS encoding helix-turn-helix domain-containing protein, with the protein MKIGYWARFTLLFSNKQARLTGLTTLSVSIFIASVGLFLYHDYRNNVDRELNRPHIELLQINLDVTNRAFRKYDEHAAKLSFHPAVLEYVIASLGRKNDAAAALAADLVPDALRDDIHSVYIVDVSNRRLAASGEAADFEFDAFRDTTWMKRIDELRSKPLLIQRRTMGRPGVPEQLATELISIYRPILINDRLAGAVIVNLDYDRFFTTIYSQIKNPQYIYNLDNELIYPKRSEHFTAEDLALAIDTLGIRPFGEVKLDGRAYLANQAFSDVTGWRWMSFVPLDDLLKNARLVRNIVILLSFASIAIGCAAVWYYSYTAFRPLKRISRMLASVSGDKQALHDEARTDIQTVESYIRKLSKEITAFAAVAQVSLPELRAKYVPDVLFRRIGTKETLEKWASYFHDWSNEPLLGAIVSFDGYEEWQSRYNEEDQLLFKYALANLVGECLEPRWRNIIVPLDKENMFVLLQPKEPFHHVEPYIQEDFEKTLQAAYTYLNIGVSAGIGSCRHAITELHESYAEAKRALLFRLYEGYGRAIRYAPRESSERFDDWREPWSEKLRGAVESADPNRYAPAIGQWSEWVRTQTIDPEEVYAFVNDLVTELREGLDRKQLPVPDLFADYTEHRLRMMDAHDIRALLQRIAEGIESAVKQRIGRKEYNQVQRMVRFMEERLHENIGLQDIADALQLSTSSVSSIFKQETGYSIYEYLTKLRIEKAAELLTGTSLKIAEIAASVGYQNENSFIRSFRKAKSVTPGKFREMHRTH; encoded by the coding sequence GTGAAGATTGGGTATTGGGCACGGTTTACATTATTATTCTCCAACAAGCAGGCGCGATTGACCGGCTTGACGACGCTGTCGGTCTCCATTTTTATCGCTTCGGTCGGTTTATTCTTGTACCACGATTACAGGAATAACGTAGATCGGGAGTTGAATCGCCCGCACATCGAGCTGCTGCAAATCAATCTGGACGTCACGAACCGGGCGTTCCGCAAATACGACGAGCACGCCGCGAAACTTTCGTTCCACCCGGCGGTGCTGGAGTATGTCATCGCCTCGCTTGGGCGCAAGAACGACGCGGCCGCGGCGCTGGCGGCTGATCTCGTTCCCGACGCACTGCGGGACGACATCCACTCCGTGTATATCGTCGATGTGTCAAATCGGAGACTTGCCGCTTCCGGAGAAGCCGCCGATTTCGAATTCGATGCTTTTCGCGATACGACGTGGATGAAACGAATCGACGAGCTTCGCAGCAAGCCGCTGCTGATTCAACGGCGCACGATGGGGCGCCCCGGCGTGCCGGAGCAGCTGGCGACGGAGCTGATCAGCATTTATCGGCCGATCCTGATCAACGATCGACTGGCGGGCGCCGTCATCGTGAATTTGGATTACGACCGCTTCTTTACCACCATCTATTCGCAGATCAAAAATCCTCAGTATATTTACAACTTGGATAACGAGTTGATTTATCCGAAGCGAAGCGAGCATTTCACGGCTGAAGATTTAGCCTTGGCGATCGATACGTTGGGCATTCGGCCCTTCGGCGAGGTAAAGCTGGACGGGCGAGCGTATTTGGCGAATCAGGCGTTTTCGGATGTGACCGGTTGGCGCTGGATGTCTTTCGTCCCGTTGGACGATTTGCTGAAGAACGCCCGCCTCGTGCGCAACATCGTCATCTTGCTCTCCTTTGCGTCGATCGCGATCGGGTGCGCGGCTGTTTGGTATTACAGTTATACGGCGTTCCGGCCGCTGAAACGAATTAGCCGGATGCTCGCCTCCGTATCCGGCGATAAGCAAGCGCTTCATGACGAGGCGCGAACCGACATCCAAACGGTGGAGTCCTACATCCGCAAGCTTTCGAAAGAAATTACCGCGTTCGCGGCGGTCGCGCAGGTCAGCCTGCCCGAGCTAAGGGCCAAATACGTGCCGGACGTGCTGTTTCGCCGCATCGGCACCAAAGAAACATTGGAGAAATGGGCTTCGTATTTCCATGATTGGTCCAACGAGCCGTTGCTCGGAGCGATCGTGTCGTTCGACGGTTACGAAGAGTGGCAGAGCCGGTACAACGAGGAGGATCAGCTGCTTTTCAAGTACGCGCTGGCCAATTTGGTGGGGGAATGTCTCGAGCCGCGGTGGCGCAACATTATCGTTCCGCTCGATAAGGAAAATATGTTCGTTCTCCTCCAGCCCAAAGAGCCGTTCCACCACGTAGAACCGTATATTCAGGAAGATTTCGAGAAAACGCTCCAAGCCGCCTACACCTATTTGAACATCGGCGTATCCGCAGGCATAGGAAGCTGCCGGCATGCCATTACGGAGCTGCACGAGTCGTATGCGGAAGCGAAGCGAGCGCTTCTATTCCGGCTATACGAAGGCTATGGACGAGCGATTCGGTACGCGCCTCGCGAATCTAGCGAGCGGTTCGACGACTGGCGGGAACCGTGGAGCGAGAAGCTACGCGGAGCCGTCGAATCGGCAGATCCGAACCGGTATGCGCCCGCGATCGGCCAATGGTCGGAATGGGTCCGCACGCAAACCATCGATCCGGAAGAGGTTTACGCTTTCGTGAACGATCTCGTTACCGAATTGCGTGAGGGCCTCGATCGCAAACAGCTCCCGGTTCCGGACCTGTTCGCCGATTACACCGAGCATCGGCTGCGCATGATGGACGCGCATGACATTCGTGCGCTGCTGCAACGGATCGCCGAGGGAATCGAGTCGGCGGTAAAGCAGCGCATCGGAAGAAAGGAGTACAACCAAGTTCAACGGATGGTTCGGTTTATGGAAGAGCGCCTGCACGAAAACATCGGCCTTCAAGATATCGCGGACGCTCTGCAGCTCAGTACGTCGTCCGTCAGCAGCATTTTCAAACAAGAAACCGGGTATTCGATCTACGAATATTTAACGAAATTAAGAATCGAAAAGGCTGCCGAATTGCTGACGGGCACGAGCTTGAAAATCGCCGAAATCGCCGCATCGGTCGGTTATCAGAACGAAAACAGCTTTATACGGAGTTTCCGGAAAGCGAAGTCCGTCACGCCCGGAAAATTTCGCGAGATGCATCGAACCCATTGA